The Devosia sp. A16 genome includes a window with the following:
- a CDS encoding CaiB/BaiF CoA transferase family protein, producing the protein MTIPFNPSLSGPLDGIRVIDLSRLVAGNMLSLQLADFGADVIKIEPPQGDPLREWRDDGYSLYWKTYGRNKRSVQLNLRQAPHMAALRALLQTADVFIENFRPGTLEEMGLAPETLLAANPNLIIVRISGFGQTGPYAQFPGFGTIVEGMSGFAYRTGFPDREPVLPPLALADMIAGVYGANATVTALFARFRGRAKGQVIDLSLLEPMYSVLGPEAAIFAVTGKVKERSGSASNTASPRNVYRCADGKYVALSGSTPQVARRIFEVIGKPEMNADPRFATNSDRVKHRDLVDAAVGEWFGRHTHDEALAIMREAGATVGPIYSIADIASDPHFVDRGIIVDVEDKDFGSLPVHNILPRLSETPGAFRRPAPELGEHTAEVLREVGVDPATVLG; encoded by the coding sequence ATGACCATCCCCTTCAACCCCAGCTTGTCCGGCCCGCTCGATGGCATCCGTGTCATCGACCTCAGCCGCCTCGTCGCCGGCAACATGCTCAGCCTGCAACTCGCCGATTTCGGCGCCGATGTGATCAAGATCGAGCCGCCGCAGGGCGATCCGCTGCGCGAGTGGCGCGATGACGGGTACTCGCTCTACTGGAAGACCTACGGCCGCAACAAGCGCTCGGTGCAGCTCAACCTCAGGCAGGCTCCGCATATGGCGGCCCTCCGGGCGCTGCTCCAGACCGCGGACGTGTTCATCGAGAATTTCCGCCCCGGCACGCTCGAGGAGATGGGCCTCGCGCCGGAGACGCTGCTTGCCGCCAACCCCAACCTGATCATCGTCCGCATTTCCGGCTTCGGCCAGACCGGTCCTTATGCGCAGTTCCCCGGCTTCGGCACCATTGTCGAGGGGATGAGCGGCTTTGCCTATCGCACCGGCTTCCCCGACCGCGAACCGGTGCTGCCGCCGCTGGCACTGGCCGACATGATCGCCGGGGTTTATGGCGCCAACGCCACCGTCACCGCGCTGTTTGCAAGGTTCCGCGGACGCGCCAAGGGGCAGGTGATCGACCTCAGTCTGCTCGAGCCGATGTACTCGGTGCTCGGGCCGGAAGCGGCGATCTTCGCCGTAACCGGCAAGGTCAAGGAGCGCTCCGGGTCGGCTTCCAACACCGCTTCGCCGCGCAACGTCTATCGCTGTGCCGACGGCAAATACGTGGCGCTCAGCGGCTCGACCCCGCAGGTCGCACGCCGCATCTTCGAAGTGATCGGCAAGCCCGAGATGAATGCCGACCCGCGCTTTGCCACCAATTCGGATCGGGTGAAGCATCGCGACCTCGTCGACGCCGCCGTGGGCGAGTGGTTCGGCCGTCATACGCACGACGAGGCCCTTGCCATCATGCGCGAGGCCGGCGCCACCGTCGGCCCGATCTACTCGATCGCCGACATTGCCAGCGACCCGCATTTCGTTGATCGCGGCATCATTGTCGATGTCGAAGACAAGGATTTTGGATCGCTGCCGGTCCACAACATCCTGCCCCGCCTCAGCGAAACCCCGGGCGCCTTCCGCCGCCCAGCCCCCGAGCTCGGTGAGCACACTGCAGAAGTGTTGCGCGAAGTCGGCGTCGATCCTGCTACTGTGCTCGGATGA
- a CDS encoding ADP-ribosylglycohydrolase family protein: protein MLTTTEIFDRIYAGFIGKAIGVRLGAPVEPTIWSYDRIRNTYGEVTQYLRDFKNFAADDDTNGPVYFIRALRDYGLKATAADVGRTWLNYAAEEHGMYWWGGFGNSTEHTAYKNLKSGMEAPESGSIATNGTTVAEQIGGQIFIDSWGWVNPGNPQRAAQMSAMAASVAHDGDGLNGARFCAAAIAQAFVAKSIDEIVETGLSTIDANSTYAKVARAVIDFHKANPTDWRLCRDMLTADWGYDRYPGVCHIIPNAGVTIMAILYGAGELTRTAEIATMAGWDTDCNAGNACAIVGTFQGVQPSWDKYRKPINDFVIASGVIGTLNVVDIPSFARELTVLALRLDGKEPPAQWVEDFERRGVRFDFDAPGATHAFRTEPFNQIEVKSATDKAGPNSRGALEVLLDRLERGQGGRIFWKPFYRRADFDDERYRPMFTPLADAGQTVKFKLELDPWNGDGNLRVAPYVRRAISGEIVETGAWHVPSSAGWQDYEFVIPEGDEAIDEIGVLVEYFGRLKFLGRLYLSEFSVSGKGKLAINPKLEKQEWGGITRFTWNRGHWSLQDGVIHAHTAEDADAWTGNGYLRDVAVTADLTPLAGKSHLVAARVQGTSRFYAAGFKDGEAVILKQDHGTTVLARAPFAVTPGKSHKLALTVVGDQLTLSVDGKQVVTATDGQFRYGQAGLRMASAGRMTVARLDVVEL from the coding sequence ATGCTGACCACCACTGAAATCTTCGACCGCATCTATGCCGGCTTCATCGGCAAGGCCATCGGCGTCCGCCTGGGCGCGCCGGTCGAGCCGACCATCTGGAGCTATGATCGCATCCGCAACACCTATGGCGAGGTCACCCAGTACCTGCGCGATTTCAAGAATTTCGCCGCCGACGACGATACCAACGGCCCGGTCTATTTCATCCGCGCCCTGCGCGACTACGGGCTCAAGGCCACCGCCGCCGATGTCGGGCGTACCTGGCTGAACTACGCTGCCGAGGAACACGGCATGTACTGGTGGGGCGGCTTCGGCAACTCTACCGAACACACCGCCTACAAGAACCTCAAATCCGGTATGGAAGCCCCGGAGTCGGGCTCCATCGCCACCAACGGCACCACCGTCGCCGAGCAGATCGGCGGCCAGATCTTCATCGACAGCTGGGGCTGGGTAAATCCGGGCAACCCGCAGCGCGCCGCCCAGATGTCGGCCATGGCGGCCTCGGTCGCCCATGACGGCGACGGCCTCAACGGCGCCCGCTTCTGCGCTGCCGCCATCGCCCAGGCTTTCGTCGCCAAATCTATCGACGAAATCGTCGAGACCGGCCTCTCGACCATCGACGCCAACTCGACCTATGCCAAGGTCGCCCGCGCCGTCATCGACTTTCACAAGGCCAATCCGACCGATTGGCGCCTCTGCCGCGACATGCTCACCGCCGACTGGGGCTATGACCGTTATCCCGGCGTCTGCCACATCATCCCCAATGCCGGCGTCACCATCATGGCCATTCTCTATGGCGCGGGCGAGCTGACCCGTACCGCCGAGATCGCCACCATGGCCGGCTGGGATACCGACTGTAACGCCGGCAACGCCTGCGCCATCGTCGGCACCTTCCAGGGCGTGCAGCCGAGCTGGGACAAGTACCGCAAGCCCATCAACGACTTCGTCATCGCCTCGGGCGTCATCGGCACGCTCAACGTCGTCGACATCCCGAGCTTTGCCCGCGAACTCACCGTGCTCGCCCTCCGCCTCGACGGCAAGGAGCCGCCGGCACAGTGGGTCGAGGATTTCGAACGCCGCGGCGTCCGCTTCGATTTCGATGCGCCGGGCGCCACGCACGCCTTCCGCACCGAGCCGTTCAACCAGATCGAGGTGAAGTCGGCCACCGACAAAGCCGGCCCGAACTCGCGCGGCGCGCTCGAGGTCCTCCTCGATAGACTCGAGCGCGGGCAGGGTGGGCGCATCTTCTGGAAGCCGTTCTATCGGCGCGCCGATTTCGACGACGAGCGCTACCGTCCGATGTTCACCCCGCTCGCCGATGCCGGCCAGACGGTGAAGTTCAAGCTTGAGCTCGACCCCTGGAACGGCGACGGCAACCTGCGTGTCGCGCCCTATGTCCGGCGCGCCATTTCCGGCGAGATCGTCGAAACGGGCGCCTGGCACGTGCCGAGCTCAGCGGGCTGGCAGGACTATGAGTTCGTGATCCCCGAGGGCGACGAGGCGATCGACGAGATCGGCGTGCTGGTCGAGTATTTCGGGCGTCTCAAATTCCTCGGCCGGCTCTACCTTTCGGAGTTCTCGGTGTCGGGAAAGGGCAAGCTTGCCATCAATCCCAAGCTCGAAAAGCAGGAATGGGGCGGCATCACCCGCTTCACCTGGAACCGCGGTCACTGGTCGCTGCAGGACGGCGTCATCCACGCCCACACGGCCGAGGACGCCGATGCCTGGACCGGCAACGGCTATCTCCGCGACGTCGCTGTCACGGCGGACCTTACGCCGCTGGCCGGCAAGTCGCATCTGGTGGCGGCACGTGTACAGGGCACCAGCCGGTTCTATGCAGCCGGCTTCAAGGATGGGGAAGCGGTGATCCTGAAGCAGGACCATGGCACCACCGTATTGGCGAGGGCGCCGTTCGCGGTGACGCCCGGCAAGAGCCACAAGTTGGCGCTGACAGTGGTGGGCGACCAGCTGACGCTCAGCGTCGATGGCAAGCAGGTCGTCACCGCGACCGACGGCCAGTTCCGCTACGGCCAGGCCGGCCTGCGCATGGCGTCGGCTGGGCGGATGACCGTGGCGCGGCTGGACGTGGTTGAGCTCTGA
- a CDS encoding ADP-ribosylglycohydrolase family protein, translating to MPTSLRGRVRAMLHGIALGDALGAPVEKLSAADIRARYGRVTSLEARWHKMDLPPEQRNHRVRGNGIVTDDTLMTLALMDIYADTRRHLDAWDMADGMVRQIAWTPRWIPEMQRQANLIDRLFYPEKWIFQRHQLANCDPRQGGIGNMVNCGAAMYIAPVGVVNACDPRAAYDEAIRFAEGHQESYGLEAAGVFAAAVAAAFIPRTTIERIVETAISVARDGTRAAISDIAEQAVSLKGVEHAIVVERFHGIIARYSPMGDDVNHTAARAGRLSAAYQPSRLGSIEELPLALGFALTNSGAFRASIEDGINSGRDTDSIGVMAGAILGALHGESVIVDADRQTLDSANRLDLTAAADKFTATATDILLADRQAREAAERSRDSLFEEGPLTRPSADLSPKGEVV from the coding sequence ATGCCCACCTCCCTTCGCGGCCGTGTCCGCGCCATGCTCCACGGCATCGCTCTCGGCGACGCGCTCGGCGCCCCGGTTGAAAAGCTCTCGGCCGCCGACATCCGCGCCCGCTATGGTCGGGTCACCTCGCTCGAGGCGCGCTGGCACAAGATGGACCTGCCGCCCGAGCAGCGGAACCATCGGGTACGCGGCAACGGCATCGTCACCGACGACACGCTGATGACCCTGGCGCTGATGGACATCTACGCCGACACCCGCCGCCACCTCGACGCCTGGGACATGGCCGACGGCATGGTGCGCCAGATCGCCTGGACCCCGCGCTGGATCCCCGAGATGCAGCGTCAAGCCAACCTGATCGACCGGCTGTTCTACCCCGAGAAATGGATTTTCCAGCGCCACCAGCTGGCCAATTGCGACCCCCGGCAGGGCGGCATCGGCAACATGGTCAATTGCGGCGCCGCCATGTACATCGCCCCCGTCGGTGTGGTGAACGCCTGCGATCCCCGGGCCGCCTATGACGAGGCCATCCGCTTCGCCGAGGGCCACCAGGAGAGCTATGGCCTCGAAGCTGCCGGCGTTTTTGCTGCCGCCGTCGCTGCCGCCTTCATCCCCCGCACAACCATCGAGCGCATCGTCGAAACCGCCATCTCCGTCGCCCGCGACGGCACGCGCGCTGCAATCTCCGACATCGCCGAGCAGGCGGTGAGCCTCAAGGGGGTCGAACACGCCATCGTGGTGGAGCGCTTCCACGGCATCATCGCCCGCTATTCGCCGATGGGCGACGACGTGAACCACACCGCCGCCCGGGCCGGTCGGCTGTCGGCTGCCTACCAACCGTCGCGGCTCGGCTCGATCGAGGAGCTGCCGCTGGCGCTTGGCTTCGCCCTCACCAATAGCGGCGCGTTCCGCGCCTCGATCGAGGACGGCATCAATTCCGGCCGCGACACCGACTCCATCGGCGTCATGGCCGGTGCCATCCTCGGTGCGCTGCATGGCGAGAGCGTCATCGTCGACGCCGACCGGCAGACCCTCGACAGCGCCAACCGGCTCGACCTCACCGCCGCTGCCGACAAGTTCACCGCCACCGCCACCGACATCCTTCTCGCCGATCGGCAGGCCCGCGAGGCTGCCGAGCGCAGCCGCGACAGCCTGTTCGAAGAAGGCCCTCTCACCCGGCCTTCGGCCGACCTCTCCCCCAAGGGAGAGGTGGTGTAG
- a CDS encoding putative bifunctional diguanylate cyclase/phosphodiesterase: MVVKRSPVQHTARPEPPESLAALVAANERLQRFAAELAGEQARAKVERSWLRTMIDQVPDYLYIKDKDARFVIANRAVAADLGHGDPNTLIGKSDLDVHPPQLARRYFEDDMSVIRSGRALIDHEEYVVRADGTQLWLSTSKLPLRNPEGQIIGLVCSARDITERRRAEAHIHFLAYHDSLTGLPNRAQFERDLAELAARGAEGMPATLVLIDLDRFKHINDTLGHVAGDDLLRQLANRLFQLVGPAGTLARVGGDEFAILLSGPAAGAAETLCRAILLQFGRPFRLFDDPAFITASFGIAPWRPGSDAFRMLREADIALYEAKARGRSRWEVFAPPMAETVEEKQRIEQDLRRALDAGDELTLEYQPIFAADGMTIAGAEALVRWDHPERGRLAPDVFIGVAEERGLIEKLGEWVLGEASRMLARTTIPWVAVNVSPVELKSRRFVERVIEQLRLLRIDASRLQLEITEGVLLDTSEATEAGLTRLRAAGIRLALDDFGTGYSSLNYLRRYNVDKLKIDRSFVGQLGVSSDAEVIVRTIIDLARSLNMKVTAEGVATEQQRDYLVARGCHELQGYLLSEPLPLEAFLEFTGVAA, from the coding sequence ATGGTTGTGAAGCGGTCTCCCGTCCAGCACACTGCTCGCCCCGAGCCGCCGGAATCGCTTGCCGCGCTGGTGGCCGCCAACGAGCGCCTGCAGCGCTTCGCCGCCGAACTGGCGGGTGAACAGGCCCGGGCCAAGGTCGAGCGCAGCTGGCTGCGCACCATGATCGACCAAGTGCCGGACTATCTCTACATCAAGGACAAGGATGCCCGCTTCGTCATCGCCAACCGTGCGGTGGCGGCCGATCTCGGGCATGGCGACCCCAACACGCTGATCGGCAAATCCGACCTCGACGTGCACCCACCGCAGCTGGCGCGGCGCTATTTCGAAGACGATATGAGCGTCATCCGCAGCGGCCGGGCGCTGATCGACCACGAGGAATATGTGGTGCGCGCCGACGGCACGCAGCTGTGGCTGTCGACCTCCAAGCTGCCACTGCGCAACCCCGAGGGGCAGATCATCGGCCTCGTGTGCAGCGCGCGCGACATCACCGAGCGGCGCCGTGCCGAGGCGCATATCCATTTCCTCGCCTATCACGACTCGCTGACCGGATTGCCCAACCGGGCGCAGTTCGAACGCGACCTTGCCGAGCTCGCCGCGCGAGGGGCCGAGGGCATGCCGGCGACGCTGGTGCTGATCGATCTCGATCGCTTCAAGCACATCAACGACACGCTGGGGCACGTGGCGGGCGACGACCTGCTGCGGCAGCTGGCAAACCGGCTGTTCCAGTTGGTCGGGCCGGCGGGAACGCTGGCGCGGGTAGGCGGCGACGAGTTCGCCATCCTCTTGTCGGGGCCGGCGGCCGGCGCGGCGGAGACGCTGTGCCGGGCTATCCTGCTGCAGTTCGGTCGGCCGTTCCGGTTGTTCGACGATCCGGCGTTCATCACCGCCAGCTTCGGCATCGCGCCGTGGCGGCCAGGATCAGACGCGTTCAGAATGCTGCGCGAGGCCGACATCGCGCTTTACGAAGCCAAGGCGCGCGGCCGCAGCCGCTGGGAAGTGTTTGCGCCGCCGATGGCGGAAACGGTCGAGGAAAAGCAGCGCATCGAACAGGACCTGCGCCGGGCCCTCGACGCCGGCGACGAGCTGACGCTCGAGTACCAGCCGATCTTCGCCGCGGACGGCATGACAATCGCCGGCGCCGAGGCGCTGGTGCGCTGGGATCACCCGGAACGCGGCCGCCTGGCGCCGGATGTCTTCATCGGCGTGGCGGAAGAGCGCGGCCTGATCGAGAAACTGGGCGAGTGGGTGCTGGGGGAAGCCAGCCGCATGCTGGCGCGCACCACCATCCCCTGGGTGGCGGTCAACGTCTCGCCGGTGGAACTGAAGAGCCGCCGCTTCGTCGAGCGGGTGATCGAGCAATTGCGGCTGCTGCGGATCGATGCGTCGCGGCTGCAACTCGAAATCACCGAGGGCGTGCTGCTCGATACCTCGGAGGCAACCGAGGCGGGACTGACCCGGCTGCGGGCGGCAGGCATCCGGCTGGCGCTCGACGATTTCGGCACCGGCTATTCGTCACTCAACTATCTGCGGCGCTATAACGTCGACAAGCTGAAGATCGATCGCTCGTTCGTGGGCCAACTGGGCGTTTCCAGCGATGCCGAGGTGATCGTCCGCACCATTATCGACCTGGCGCGCTCGCTCAACATGAAGGTGACCGCCGAGGGGGTGGCGACCGAACAGCAGCGCGACTACCTGGTGGCGCGCGGCTGCCACGAGTTGCAGGGCTACCTGTTGTCCGAACCGCTGCCGCTCGAGGCGTTTCTCGAGTTCACTGGGGTGGCGGCTTGA
- a CDS encoding HpcH/HpaI aldolase/citrate lyase family protein, translated as MKLRSLLYVPAHSERFVAKAHERGADAIVLDLEDAVPEIGKDAARAGLATTVPSVGRAGAAVFVRINSGLRQREDALAACRAGAAGVMVAKASSSAALDALAGTLRAEEAKLGRTAMSFLALIEGAAALLDARLIAANHRVIGLLLGSEDLATELGATPTPEVLRYPKLLLHYAAKAEGKLSFGLLQSSADYTDLAGLAAAAAEAKAHGFDGATCVHPSAVAVLNAGFSPSEAERSWAERIVAAAAEHPGAFQLDGRMVDAPIVARARKILEG; from the coding sequence ATGAAGCTAAGATCGCTCCTCTACGTCCCGGCCCATTCGGAACGCTTCGTCGCCAAGGCGCATGAGCGCGGCGCCGATGCCATCGTCCTCGATCTCGAGGATGCCGTGCCGGAAATCGGAAAGGATGCAGCGAGGGCTGGCCTCGCAACCACGGTTCCATCCGTCGGTCGCGCGGGTGCGGCAGTCTTCGTCCGCATCAACTCCGGCCTGCGGCAGCGCGAAGACGCCCTCGCTGCCTGCCGCGCCGGCGCGGCAGGCGTGATGGTCGCCAAGGCCAGTTCCTCCGCGGCGCTCGATGCCCTTGCCGGCACGCTGCGCGCCGAGGAGGCGAAGCTCGGCCGCACCGCCATGAGCTTTCTCGCCCTGATCGAAGGGGCTGCCGCGCTGCTCGACGCGCGGCTCATCGCGGCCAACCATCGCGTCATCGGGCTGCTGCTCGGCAGCGAGGATCTTGCCACCGAACTCGGCGCTACGCCGACTCCGGAGGTGCTGCGCTACCCCAAGCTGCTGCTGCACTATGCGGCGAAAGCCGAGGGCAAGCTGAGCTTCGGCCTGTTGCAGTCGAGCGCCGACTACACCGATCTCGCCGGGCTCGCTGCCGCCGCCGCGGAAGCCAAGGCGCACGGTTTTGACGGCGCCACCTGCGTGCATCCGTCGGCCGTCGCCGTACTGAACGCCGGCTTCTCGCCGAGCGAGGCGGAACGCAGTTGGGCCGAGCGTATCGTGGCTGCGGCAGCCGAGCATCCGGGCGCGTTCCAGCTCGACGGCCGGATGGTCGACGCCCCGATCGTGGCGCGGGCGCGAAAGATACTGGAGGGGTAG